In the genome of Kwoniella shivajii chromosome 5, complete sequence, one region contains:
- a CDS encoding galactose-1-phosphate uridylyltransferase, whose product MSADDLHVPFEPTEHPHRRFNPLTGKHVLVSPHRTKRPWKGQTEEPVIASLPSYDKECNLCPGNERSGGFTNPKYDDTFTFPNDYPALLPESLPTIVPSSNPSPIDSLFQNQPVRGRCKVICFHPRHDLTLARMVPSEIERIIEEWKRVYVDEGEQLRKEGDEGYVQIFENRGAMMGASAPHPHGQVWSLSYIPDEPFTELQNLSSSSSYHLSSPSQSTYPTRDDGHPCLLCSYAAEEVKRKERIVAIDEESGWVGLVPFWATWPYEVILLPYKRHIPSLLQLTQIEIQGLARILKKILVRYDNLFSCPFPYSMGLHQSPLPPLKSESDVAHIHFHFYPPLLRSASVRKFLVGFEMMAEVQRDLTPEQAAEKLRAVEEIHYTERMDNVNEVSVKMAQK is encoded by the exons ATGAGCGCTGACGATCTTCATGTCCCATTCGAGCCTACAGAGCATCCTCATCGTAGAT TTAATCCTCTAACAGGTAAACATGTATTGGTCTCACCTCACAGAACGAAGCGACCTTGGAAA GGCCAGACTGAAGAACCGGTGATAGCATCTTTACCCTCATACGATAAAGAATGTAATCTATGTCCTGGTAATGAGAGAAGTGGTGGATTCACCAATCCAAAATACGATGATACCTTT ACATTTCCAAATGATTATCCAGCACTTTTACCTGAATCATTACCTACTATCGTCCCATCGTCGAACCCTTCACCGATAGATAGTCTatttcaaaatcaacctgtcagaggaagatgtaAAGTCATTTGCTTTCATCCGAGGCATGACTTGACTTTAGCGAGAATGGTACCTAGTGAGATAGAAAGAATAAtagaagaatggaaaagagTTTACgtggatgaaggtgaacaattgaggaaggaaggtgatgagggTTATGTACAGATATTTGAG AATCGAGGAGCGATGATGGGAGCTAGTGCCCCCCATCCACATGGACAG GTCTGGTCACTCTCATA TATTCCCGACGAACCATTTACCGAATTACAAAACCTATCTTCCTCCAGCTCATACCACCTCTCGTCACCGTCTCAATCCACCTACCCAACAAGGGATGATGGTCATCCTTGCCTTCTCTGCTCATATGCCGCGGAGGAAGtcaagagaaaagaaagaatcgTCGCGATTGACGAGGAAAGTGGTTGGGTAGGCTTGGTACCATTTTGGGCTACTTGGCCTTATGAAGTGATAT TACTACCGTATAAACGACATATCCCGTCTCTGTTGCAGCTCACCCAGATAGAGATACAGGGTCTTGCGAGgattttgaagaagatcttgGTCCGATACGATAATTTGTTTTC ATGCCCGTTCCCATATTCAATGGGATTACACCAATCACCTCTGCCGCCACTCAAGTCTGAATCAGATGTAGCTcatatccatttccatttttACCCACCACTGTTAAGAAGTGCCAGCGTAAGGAAGTTCTTAGTTGGATTTGAGATGATGGCTGAAGTGCAG CGTGATTTGACTCCCGAACAAGCAGCTGAGAAATTGCGGGCGGTTGAAGAGATTCATTACACTGAGAGAATGGATAATGTAAACGAAGTCTCTGTGAAAATGGCACAGAAATAG